A single region of the Halobacterium wangiae genome encodes:
- a CDS encoding ATP-binding protein, with product MHGAFAAKSGWGKSWHLQAWMERNAPRYDYFVCLDYADEYRGLVKSGLAVHYIVGPREAAAFGVEEWTTILRQNPRLILARHELGPETWREEVAAPVIQAARRLAQSSGSASSLTVIDEAHWVAPQSGALPDVVKGMATTGRGEGSSSLWATQRPAEFNETMLGNMMFQILGGFTSSADMDKVRRIAEYPADVHNPQKTTLPALPSDLQVDGESIPLRRFTEGEGEDEHTIGSEWVYSDDSGDLRRIDTRNIQMDATHYGAEGMKLLPPEERTEGA from the coding sequence GTGCATGGAGCGTTTGCGGCGAAATCGGGGTGGGGGAAGTCGTGGCACCTGCAAGCGTGGATGGAGCGGAACGCACCGCGCTACGACTACTTCGTGTGCCTCGATTACGCCGACGAGTACCGCGGTCTGGTGAAGTCCGGGCTCGCCGTTCACTACATCGTCGGGCCGCGCGAAGCGGCCGCGTTCGGCGTCGAGGAGTGGACGACCATTCTCCGGCAAAACCCGCGGCTCATCCTGGCCCGCCACGAACTCGGGCCGGAGACGTGGCGGGAGGAAGTCGCGGCGCCGGTCATCCAGGCCGCGCGCCGGCTCGCGCAGTCGTCCGGGTCCGCATCGTCGCTGACGGTCATCGACGAAGCCCACTGGGTCGCGCCGCAGTCGGGCGCTCTCCCCGACGTCGTGAAGGGGATGGCGACGACGGGCCGTGGCGAGGGCTCGTCGAGTCTGTGGGCCACGCAGCGGCCGGCAGAGTTCAACGAGACGATGCTGGGGAACATGATGTTCCAGATTCTCGGCGGCTTCACGTCGAGCGCCGACATGGACAAAGTACGGCGAATCGCGGAGTACCCCGCGGACGTCCACAACCCCCAGAAGACGACGCTGCCGGCACTTCCGTCGGACCTCCAAGTGGACGGCGAGAGCATCCCGCTCCGGCGGTTCACCGAGGGCGAGGGCGAGGACGAGCACACCATCGGCAGCGAGTGGGTGTATTCGGACGATAGCGGCGACCTGCGGCGCATCGATACGCGCAACATCCAGATGGACGCGACGCACTACGGCGCGGAGGGCATGAAACTCCTCCCGCCCGAGGAGCGAACGGAGGGGGCCTAA
- a CDS encoding tyrosine-type recombinase/integrase, with protein MSWKREPLTEDELQQLLDVADDFDLDHQVTIYTLAHTGLRANELAHMTDEWMDWQKDHLRVPGQDGDWTPKTTHAARTIPVKHPGTIRRLRDFFGYDSEYGATRQTVTNRVKRVASEAGLRKKVTPHVLRHTYGTLIAARGATPQYIRQTMGHADLSSANDYLQYAGTQLDAEAEELW; from the coding sequence ATGAGTTGGAAACGCGAACCCCTGACCGAGGACGAGTTACAGCAGCTTCTGGACGTAGCCGACGACTTCGACCTCGACCATCAGGTGACGATCTACACGCTCGCCCACACTGGCCTCCGGGCGAACGAGCTGGCACACATGACCGACGAGTGGATGGACTGGCAGAAAGACCACCTCCGCGTCCCCGGCCAGGACGGCGACTGGACCCCGAAGACCACTCACGCCGCGCGAACCATTCCCGTAAAGCACCCTGGAACGATTCGGCGACTCCGAGACTTCTTCGGGTACGATAGCGAGTACGGCGCGACCAGACAGACCGTGACCAACCGCGTGAAGCGCGTCGCCTCAGAAGCAGGGCTCCGTAAGAAGGTGACTCCCCACGTACTCAGACACACATATGGAACGCTGATAGCTGCTCGAGGCGCGACGCCGCAGTATATTCGCCAGACGATGGGACACGCGGATCTGTCGAGCGCGAATGATTACCTGCAGTACGCTGGTACGCAATTAGACGCAGAAGCAGAGGAGTTGTGGTGA
- a CDS encoding DUF6338 family protein — protein sequence MNADTLLGINLLYIILFIVPGLLGVKFYRREADVLDDDNRIDAIVYSIFLSIIAFYALYSLDWLSSGTALTVEDLIGLKLNDFYWGYLAVLSTAVLLGAFYGRYKYHLVNNQSFGSRREPLTKSLSIIFPNIGVVRACRWVRTKLAGAKSRFIGFIGLAGIATELRETVWRPFYDGDSSTSTAVWDQVFEETDAHVRVTTTKGDEISGKILDSGSFAQTRDLLLSIHDYPTDASEPWRWENMDYVYIHSQDISHIGLQDVDLDRKVIEELKAERDEGSSSTFRKTEVPDQAEISTNQAGSDQTNEDRSSEGDELMTTLLAEIVKSHGISSDEVDTAEIGDYELYFNQLKEEMAVDEEVKEQLEAVGELEED from the coding sequence GTGAATGCGGACACTCTACTGGGGATCAACCTCCTTTACATCATCCTCTTCATCGTTCCAGGCCTTCTTGGGGTGAAATTCTACCGGCGAGAAGCAGACGTTTTAGATGATGATAATAGGATTGACGCAATTGTTTACAGTATTTTTCTTAGCATTATCGCCTTTTATGCTCTCTATTCTCTCGACTGGCTTAGTTCAGGAACTGCTCTTACTGTAGAGGACTTAATCGGGTTGAAACTGAATGACTTCTATTGGGGATATTTAGCAGTCCTATCTACTGCCGTTCTTCTTGGCGCCTTTTATGGGAGATACAAATACCATCTAGTTAATAACCAATCATTCGGCAGCCGCCGGGAACCATTGACAAAGTCGCTTTCCATCATATTCCCAAACATCGGTGTGGTCAGAGCATGTCGATGGGTTCGGACAAAGCTGGCCGGGGCAAAAAGCCGGTTTATTGGCTTTATTGGGCTAGCGGGTATTGCGACTGAGCTTCGAGAAACGGTGTGGAGGCCTTTTTATGACGGTGACTCCTCAACAAGCACGGCCGTTTGGGACCAAGTTTTCGAGGAAACGGATGCTCACGTCCGAGTTACAACGACAAAGGGGGACGAAATTTCAGGGAAGATCCTAGATTCAGGCTCGTTCGCACAGACCCGGGACCTTCTTCTCTCCATCCATGACTACCCCACCGATGCTTCAGAACCCTGGAGGTGGGAAAACATGGACTACGTGTACATCCATAGCCAGGATATCTCTCACATCGGTCTTCAGGATGTGGATCTCGATCGAAAAGTCATCGAGGAGCTGAAAGCAGAAAGGGATGAAGGTAGTTCCTCAACCTTTAGAAAAACAGAGGTGCCGGACCAAGCAGAAATCTCGACAAATCAGGCAGGATCAGACCAAACGAATGAAGACAGGTCTTCAGAGGGGGACGAGTTGATGACTACACTTCTTGCAGAAATTGTGAAAAGTCATGGTATCAGCTCGGATGAGGTGGATACAGCCGAAATTGGTGACTATGAACTGTACTTCAATCAGCTGAAGGAAGAAATGGCTGTGGATGAGGAAGTCAAAGAACAGTTAGAAGCGGTCGGGGAACTGGAAGAGGACTAG
- a CDS encoding tyrosine-type recombinase/integrase has translation MRPEDLSPREAWQRYVDRRRPESTDHTATTLHYRLKQFVEWAEKQNIEAVSDLTGWTFENYETARAGDDIAPITLRNQMKTLRQFVRYLERIEAVDDGLSEKIHVPKIDASEKSSDTKLATPQARALLQYYREFEHGSRRHALLEVLWNVGCRLGAIRGLDARDYHSGEQYLEFRHRPGTGTPLKKKRNGERPVALSDPVTDALDAYLTRGERWDVHDDHGRRPLFASRLGRPSQNTVRVWTYMATLPCIHGECPHDRNPQHCEFTKRQEASKCPSSRSPHQVRTGSITWQLDSGVPPEVVAVRVNASPDTISQHYDKATPRERMEHRRRSYVDQLRLQQ, from the coding sequence ATGCGGCCAGAAGACCTCTCGCCACGCGAAGCGTGGCAGCGATACGTCGACCGGCGCCGGCCGGAATCCACGGACCACACGGCGACGACGCTGCACTACCGACTGAAGCAGTTCGTCGAGTGGGCCGAGAAGCAGAACATCGAGGCGGTCAGCGACCTCACCGGCTGGACGTTCGAGAACTACGAGACGGCGCGCGCCGGCGACGACATCGCGCCCATCACGCTCCGCAACCAGATGAAGACGCTCCGCCAGTTCGTCCGCTACCTCGAGCGCATCGAGGCCGTCGACGACGGACTGAGCGAGAAGATCCACGTCCCGAAGATCGACGCCAGCGAGAAGAGCTCGGACACGAAGCTGGCGACCCCCCAGGCCCGCGCGCTGCTCCAGTACTACCGGGAGTTCGAGCACGGGTCGCGGCGCCACGCCCTGCTCGAAGTGCTTTGGAACGTCGGCTGTCGCCTCGGCGCCATCCGCGGGCTCGACGCCCGCGACTACCACTCCGGCGAGCAGTACCTGGAGTTCCGCCACCGCCCGGGGACGGGCACGCCGCTGAAGAAGAAGCGCAACGGCGAGCGCCCGGTCGCGCTCTCGGACCCGGTCACGGACGCTCTCGACGCCTATCTGACTCGTGGGGAGCGCTGGGACGTCCACGACGACCACGGCCGAAGGCCGCTGTTCGCCAGCCGCCTCGGTCGCCCGAGTCAGAACACGGTGCGCGTCTGGACGTACATGGCGACGCTCCCCTGCATCCACGGGGAGTGCCCGCACGACCGTAACCCGCAGCACTGCGAGTTCACCAAGCGGCAGGAGGCGAGCAAGTGCCCGTCGTCGCGGAGTCCCCATCAGGTCCGCACGGGCTCGATCACCTGGCAGCTCGACTCGGGCGTGCCGCCCGAGGTGGTCGCTGTCCGCGTGAACGCCTCGCCCGACACCATCAGCCAGCACTACGACAAGGCGACGCCCCGCGAGCGCATGGAGCACCGCCGCCGCAGCTACGTCGACCAACTCAGACTCCAACAATGA
- a CDS encoding RPA12/RPB9/RPC11 RNA polymerase family protein, translated as MQFCDGCGSMMRTEGDTWVCRSCENEEPRDSQAEAAMTTQDGQRDDGAPAVADATQNSTETMQEPCPADDCDSDRAYYEMMPKPGGSYEVRLFTCVECGHKWRES; from the coding sequence ATGCAATTCTGTGACGGGTGTGGTTCGATGATGCGCACAGAGGGCGACACGTGGGTGTGTCGCTCCTGTGAGAACGAGGAGCCACGGGACTCGCAAGCAGAAGCGGCGATGACGACCCAGGATGGACAGCGGGACGACGGGGCACCCGCCGTGGCCGACGCGACTCAGAACTCCACCGAGACGATGCAGGAACCCTGTCCGGCAGACGACTGCGACAGCGACCGGGCCTACTACGAGATGATGCCGAAGCCGGGGGGCTCCTACGAGGTTCGGCTGTTCACCTGCGTCGAGTGCGGCCACAAGTGGCGCGAGTCCTGA
- a CDS encoding (R)-mandelonitrile lyase, translating into MEITDGCSRPSEEGPEEYFTGDVRIERLFDPEDEARAAALSVTFEPGARTAWHTHPLGQQLVVTSGCGLVQREDGPIEHVRAGDVVWFPAGEKHWHGARPEKAMTHIAIQEELDGEAISWMEHVTDDEYADSE; encoded by the coding sequence ATGGAGATTACAGATGGCTGCTCGCGACCGTCCGAGGAAGGGCCTGAAGAGTACTTCACCGGAGACGTGCGAATCGAGCGCTTGTTCGACCCGGAAGACGAGGCCCGTGCGGCCGCGCTGAGCGTGACGTTCGAGCCTGGCGCGCGCACCGCGTGGCACACGCATCCACTGGGACAGCAACTCGTCGTCACGAGCGGCTGTGGGCTCGTCCAGCGCGAAGACGGCCCCATCGAACACGTCCGTGCGGGCGACGTCGTCTGGTTCCCGGCGGGAGAGAAACACTGGCACGGCGCACGACCGGAGAAGGCCATGACGCACATCGCTATCCAGGAGGAACTCGACGGGGAAGCCATCTCCTGGATGGAGCACGTCACCGACGACGAGTACGCGGACAGCGAGTGA
- a CDS encoding SLC13 family permease: MTGGSGLANPRTAAAVGVALVVTTAVAAAPTPPGLDAPAQFALATMALAAILWVTKALPLPVTALLIPVMLTVFGVYDRMEPALSGFADPLIFLFIAGFMLAKTLQAHSIDRRLALYLINRLGRSPRLLILAIMLATAFLSMWVSNTATTAMMTPVALGVLAEVVGRDTPEGEVSNMQVATLLGTAYAASVGGVGTLIGTPPNVVAVAFLDRLAGVEISFAEWLVVGFPIVVVTLPLTWYVLTFWLYPPEVDDVTEAQARAGEYLDEEGPFSPRARRATYIVAATAILWIVGGFGFLFEGVLPSAWQVTLFGGEGTNVFGLEGHRGILYYVVVGLLAIPAILLADADDWENLVDIDWGTIILFGGGISLADALGDTNAIAWLAESLFDTVVGAPLVLIVLAVVVFAVLATELTSNTATTTILAPILIGLGSVLAGSLGVEPIPAAVVLTVTGAIACSFAFALPVATPPNAIVFGSGHLEQRDMIRAGVTLNLLMTVVLTVLVVVLFSFVWPGVLW, from the coding sequence ATGACCGGGGGGAGCGGGCTGGCGAACCCACGGACGGCCGCTGCGGTCGGCGTCGCGCTGGTCGTGACCACGGCCGTCGCCGCCGCGCCGACGCCGCCGGGACTCGACGCCCCCGCACAGTTCGCGCTGGCGACGATGGCCCTGGCGGCGATCCTCTGGGTGACCAAGGCGCTCCCCCTCCCGGTGACGGCGCTGCTGATCCCCGTAATGTTGACCGTCTTCGGCGTCTACGACCGGATGGAGCCGGCGTTGTCGGGCTTCGCCGACCCCCTCATCTTCCTGTTCATCGCGGGGTTCATGCTGGCCAAGACGCTCCAGGCCCACAGCATCGACCGGCGGCTGGCGCTCTACCTCATCAACCGGCTGGGACGGTCGCCGCGGCTGCTTATCCTCGCGATCATGCTCGCGACGGCGTTCCTCTCGATGTGGGTGTCGAACACCGCGACGACGGCGATGATGACGCCGGTCGCGCTCGGCGTGCTCGCGGAGGTCGTCGGCCGCGACACGCCCGAGGGCGAGGTCTCAAACATGCAGGTCGCCACGCTGCTCGGGACGGCCTACGCCGCCAGCGTCGGTGGCGTCGGGACGCTCATCGGGACGCCCCCGAACGTCGTCGCCGTGGCGTTCCTCGACCGCCTCGCCGGCGTCGAGATATCGTTCGCGGAGTGGCTCGTCGTCGGGTTCCCCATCGTCGTCGTGACGCTGCCACTGACGTGGTACGTCCTGACGTTCTGGCTCTACCCGCCCGAGGTCGACGACGTGACCGAGGCGCAGGCACGGGCTGGAGAGTACCTCGACGAGGAGGGGCCGTTCTCGCCGCGTGCCAGGCGAGCGACGTACATCGTCGCGGCGACCGCGATCCTGTGGATCGTGGGTGGCTTCGGCTTCCTCTTCGAGGGCGTCCTCCCGTCGGCGTGGCAGGTGACGCTGTTCGGCGGCGAGGGGACGAACGTGTTCGGCCTGGAGGGCCACCGGGGGATCCTCTACTACGTGGTGGTCGGCCTGCTGGCGATTCCGGCCATCCTGCTCGCCGACGCCGACGACTGGGAGAACCTCGTGGACATCGACTGGGGGACGATCATCCTGTTCGGTGGCGGGATCTCGCTGGCCGACGCGCTCGGCGACACGAACGCGATCGCGTGGCTCGCCGAGTCGCTGTTCGACACCGTCGTCGGTGCGCCGCTCGTGTTGATCGTGCTGGCCGTCGTCGTCTTCGCGGTGCTCGCGACCGAACTGACCTCCAACACGGCGACGACGACCATCCTGGCACCGATACTCATCGGCCTCGGGAGTGTGCTCGCGGGGTCGCTCGGTGTCGAGCCGATCCCCGCAGCCGTCGTCCTCACCGTCACCGGCGCCATCGCCTGTAGTTTCGCGTTCGCGCTGCCCGTGGCGACGCCCCCGAACGCCATCGTCTTCGGGAGCGGTCACCTCGAACAGCGCGACATGATACGGGCTGGCGTCACGCTGAACCTCCTCATGACGGTCGTGCTGACCGTCCTCGTCGTGGTGCTGTTCAGTTTCGTCTGGCCGGGCGTCCTCTGGTAA
- a CDS encoding ABC transporter substrate-binding protein: MADKQSRRTFLKVAGSTGAVGLTGLAGCSDDGSGDGDGGSGGDTGGGDTGGGATTGDSGGGTETIKLGGSMSLTGDNADLGQLYQDAYELTIQTINDNGGVEAGDGTTYELELILRDDGTDASTSRSIYQELIDQEGVDYLLGPYASSVTLPASAVAAQNEKPMVEGGGASPEIFNQGNEWIFGLLPTADKYPGSFIDMCLAQDSPPESIAILAEDDTFSQSTASGARDKIEQTDMELVVDQTFPSDTSDLSTNLGRVRDNDADILLLCAHQQHNIILANQMESQDVNVDAAMGTVGSLNDSFKGEVGDNGNYIYGPTSWDINADFEDPVFGGTQNFVDAINENYDASPDYHSAAGEAVIITFKNAFENVDELNPTAVRDHIREAEFSTAYGTVAFDDRGVIDKNMLVRQWQPDPGLQTVWPENVQQTAPIYPTPEWGNR, encoded by the coding sequence ATGGCAGACAAACAGAGCCGACGGACGTTTCTGAAAGTGGCGGGGAGTACAGGAGCAGTTGGCCTCACGGGGCTCGCCGGCTGTAGCGACGACGGATCGGGAGACGGCGACGGGGGCAGCGGTGGAGACACCGGCGGTGGAGACACCGGCGGCGGCGCGACCACCGGTGACAGCGGCGGGGGGACCGAGACCATCAAGCTCGGCGGGTCGATGAGCCTCACCGGCGACAACGCCGACCTCGGTCAGCTGTATCAGGACGCCTACGAGCTGACGATCCAGACCATCAACGACAACGGCGGCGTGGAGGCGGGCGACGGCACCACCTACGAACTGGAGTTGATCCTCCGGGACGACGGGACGGACGCGTCCACCTCGCGGAGCATCTACCAGGAGCTCATCGACCAGGAGGGCGTCGACTACCTCCTCGGACCGTACGCGAGTTCGGTGACGCTCCCGGCCAGCGCCGTGGCCGCACAGAACGAGAAGCCGATGGTCGAGGGCGGCGGTGCCAGCCCGGAGATCTTCAACCAGGGCAACGAGTGGATCTTCGGCCTCCTGCCGACGGCCGACAAGTACCCCGGCTCGTTCATCGACATGTGCCTGGCCCAGGACTCCCCACCGGAGTCCATCGCCATCCTCGCCGAGGACGACACGTTCAGTCAGTCCACCGCGTCGGGCGCCCGCGACAAGATCGAGCAGACCGACATGGAACTGGTCGTCGACCAGACGTTCCCCTCGGACACGTCGGACCTCTCGACGAACCTCGGGCGCGTGCGAGACAACGACGCCGACATCCTGCTGCTGTGTGCCCATCAGCAGCACAACATCATCCTGGCCAACCAGATGGAGAGCCAGGACGTCAACGTCGACGCGGCGATGGGGACGGTCGGCAGCCTCAACGACTCGTTCAAAGGCGAGGTCGGCGACAACGGGAACTACATCTACGGTCCGACCTCCTGGGACATCAACGCGGACTTCGAGGACCCCGTGTTCGGCGGCACCCAGAACTTCGTCGACGCGATCAACGAGAACTACGACGCCTCGCCGGACTACCACAGCGCGGCGGGCGAGGCCGTCATCATCACGTTCAAGAACGCCTTCGAGAACGTCGACGAACTCAACCCGACGGCGGTCCGCGACCACATCCGGGAAGCCGAGTTCTCGACGGCCTACGGCACGGTCGCCTTCGACGACAGGGGTGTCATCGACAAGAACATGCTCGTCCGACAGTGGCAGCCCGACCCCGGACTCCAGACCGTCTGGCCGGAGAACGTCCAGCAGACCGCACCCATCTACCCGACCCCCGAGTGGGGTAATCGGTAA
- a CDS encoding branched-chain amino acid ABC transporter permease, whose amino-acid sequence MAITQFVVNGLLIGALFAGIAVGFALIWGVVDIINLAHGEMVMLGGYTSFWLLNFATGNTNASPTVFLATIPVAIAVLFVVGYVLQRTLVQRVIGTDIFLTLLVTFGISIAIQQLAIQAWTANPRSIQTSFADPSLSVSGIAIPKMKLLAFFGALVLTVALYVFLQRTRTGRAIRGVAQNPEAAALVGIDVEHTRAVTFGISSGIAGGVGAFIATILTIDPQMGLIYTLKSFVIVVFGGVGSIPGALVGGLMLGSVEELTAGLVSSRWTLAVSFSLLIVLLVVKPNGLFGEGADQ is encoded by the coding sequence ATGGCGATCACGCAGTTCGTCGTCAACGGCCTGCTCATCGGGGCGCTGTTCGCGGGGATAGCCGTCGGCTTCGCGCTCATCTGGGGGGTCGTCGACATCATCAATCTCGCCCACGGCGAGATGGTGATGCTCGGCGGCTACACCTCCTTCTGGCTGCTGAACTTCGCTACCGGGAACACGAACGCGTCGCCGACCGTGTTCCTGGCGACGATTCCGGTGGCTATCGCCGTCCTGTTCGTCGTCGGCTACGTACTCCAGCGGACGCTCGTCCAGCGCGTCATCGGGACGGACATCTTCCTCACGCTGCTGGTCACGTTCGGCATCAGCATCGCCATCCAGCAGCTGGCAATCCAGGCGTGGACGGCGAACCCGCGGTCGATCCAGACCTCGTTCGCCGACCCGTCGCTGTCCGTCTCGGGCATCGCCATCCCGAAGATGAAACTGCTCGCGTTCTTCGGGGCCCTCGTGTTGACCGTCGCGCTCTACGTGTTCCTCCAGCGCACGCGTACCGGACGCGCCATCCGGGGGGTCGCACAGAATCCCGAGGCCGCCGCACTCGTCGGCATCGACGTCGAGCACACCCGCGCGGTGACGTTCGGCATCTCGTCGGGCATCGCGGGCGGGGTCGGCGCGTTCATCGCGACCATCCTCACCATCGACCCGCAGATGGGGCTCATCTACACGCTGAAGAGCTTCGTCATCGTCGTGTTCGGTGGTGTCGGCTCCATCCCGGGGGCGCTCGTCGGCGGACTGATGCTCGGGTCGGTTGAGGAACTGACCGCGGGGCTCGTCTCCTCGCGGTGGACGCTCGCGGTGAGTTTCAGCCTGCTCATCGTCCTGCTCGTCGTCAAACCGAACGGGCTGTTCGGTGAGGGGGCCGACCAGTGA
- a CDS encoding branched-chain amino acid ABC transporter permease: MSTSESEDGSGLLRTVLPPNQVDRLFDFCGAHAWKLLLIGAVIGALPPLVGLEGGYYMTVISEMYLFAILALSWDIIGGQTGYPSFGNMAFFGIGAYTTAILVKDFAVGFPTAMVAAGLLAVAFATVIGVVVLRLRGHYFAIATLGVLLAAQQVSRNLDITGGASGKILFDVPEATVFYYLFFGVLVAEVALVYYLSNTRFGFVLNAIRDDEEKATAMGFNTTYYKTVAWMLSALFTGLAGGAFSLFNTFLNPQTAYNGAWNVELIAMALLGGSGTVAGPVIGAFGLHTIIELVERAFVGWQLVILGVAIIVTVVSFPAGVVGTLREYASEMAYYERGGMAATNTEDDAEVAGDE, translated from the coding sequence GTGAGCACGAGCGAATCCGAGGACGGGAGCGGGCTGTTACGCACCGTCCTCCCCCCGAACCAGGTCGACCGGCTGTTCGACTTCTGTGGCGCCCACGCCTGGAAGCTACTGCTGATCGGCGCGGTGATCGGTGCGCTCCCACCGCTGGTGGGCCTCGAAGGCGGCTACTACATGACCGTCATCTCCGAGATGTACCTGTTCGCGATCCTCGCGCTCTCCTGGGACATCATCGGCGGCCAGACCGGCTACCCGAGTTTCGGGAACATGGCGTTCTTCGGAATCGGCGCCTACACGACGGCGATCCTGGTCAAGGACTTCGCCGTCGGGTTCCCCACGGCGATGGTCGCCGCGGGGCTGCTCGCGGTCGCGTTCGCGACCGTCATCGGCGTCGTCGTGCTCCGACTCCGCGGGCACTACTTCGCCATCGCGACGCTCGGCGTCCTGCTGGCGGCCCAGCAGGTCTCCCGGAACCTCGACATCACCGGCGGTGCGAGCGGGAAGATCCTCTTCGACGTGCCGGAGGCGACGGTGTTCTACTACCTGTTCTTCGGCGTGCTCGTCGCCGAGGTGGCGCTCGTCTACTACCTCTCGAACACGCGGTTCGGCTTCGTCCTGAACGCCATCCGCGACGACGAGGAGAAGGCGACCGCGATGGGGTTCAACACCACCTACTACAAGACGGTCGCGTGGATGCTGTCCGCGCTGTTCACAGGACTCGCGGGCGGTGCGTTCAGCCTGTTCAACACGTTCCTCAACCCGCAGACGGCCTACAACGGCGCGTGGAACGTCGAACTCATCGCGATGGCCCTGCTCGGCGGCTCCGGCACCGTCGCCGGACCGGTCATCGGGGCGTTCGGTCTCCACACCATCATCGAACTCGTCGAGCGGGCGTTCGTCGGCTGGCAGCTCGTCATCCTCGGCGTCGCCATCATCGTGACCGTCGTCTCGTTCCCGGCGGGCGTGGTCGGTACGCTCCGGGAGTACGCCAGCGAGATGGCGTACTACGAGCGCGGCGGGATGGCCGCCACGAACACCGAGGACGACGCGGAGGTGGCCGGCGATGAGTGA
- a CDS encoding ABC transporter ATP-binding protein — translation MSEATDATARDTDPDRAVLRTDGVTKRFGGLTAVDQVDVEVHEGEIVGLIGPNGAGKSTLFNCITGTLHADEGRVYLQGEDVTDWPEYKIARAGLGRMFQETRVFGNMTVRKNLLLAAQEGGADVGSLLRRPDDSLLERTNELLEYVDLAGLADVQAGRLSFGQQKLIEFSMALMAEPELLLMDEPAGGINPAMLENLIGYIRTANEDEEATIFLIEHNMDFVMEIADRIYVLAHGERIAAGTPEEIQNDQRVLDAYLGRE, via the coding sequence ATGAGTGAGGCCACCGACGCGACCGCCCGCGACACCGACCCCGACCGTGCGGTGCTCCGCACCGACGGCGTCACCAAGCGCTTCGGCGGTCTCACGGCCGTCGACCAGGTCGACGTGGAGGTGCACGAGGGCGAGATCGTCGGCCTCATCGGCCCGAACGGTGCGGGCAAGTCCACCCTGTTCAACTGCATCACCGGGACGCTCCACGCCGACGAGGGGCGCGTCTACCTGCAGGGGGAGGACGTCACCGACTGGCCCGAGTACAAGATCGCGCGGGCCGGCCTCGGACGGATGTTCCAGGAGACGCGGGTCTTCGGCAACATGACCGTCCGCAAGAACCTGCTGCTGGCCGCACAGGAGGGCGGTGCCGACGTCGGCAGTCTCCTGCGGCGGCCCGACGACTCGCTGCTCGAACGGACGAACGAACTGCTGGAGTACGTCGACCTCGCCGGCCTCGCCGACGTGCAGGCCGGCCGGCTGAGCTTCGGCCAGCAGAAGCTCATCGAGTTCTCGATGGCGCTGATGGCCGAACCGGAACTGCTGTTGATGGACGAACCGGCCGGCGGGATCAACCCCGCGATGCTCGAGAACCTCATCGGCTACATCCGGACGGCCAACGAGGACGAGGAGGCGACCATCTTCCTCATCGAACACAACATGGACTTCGTCATGGAAATCGCAGACCGCATCTACGTCCTGGCCCACGGCGAGCGCATCGCCGCAGGGACCCCGGAGGAGATACAGAACGACCAGCGCGTCCTCGACGCGTACCTCGGGAGGGAGTGA
- a CDS encoding ABC transporter ATP-binding protein: MENVTAGYGNTTVLHDVSIAVEEGEIACLIGPNGSGKSTLMKSIYGFADVKRGTVRLRGEEITGRSPQENLANGVSYVLQDSSVFPRMSVHENMLMGGYVFDDDDRAGRRAEELYDEFPILGDIRDQRAGTLSGGQRRLLELARALMVEPDVMLLDEPSIGLEPRFIDDVFERIEQLNDLGTTILLVEQNAQKGLSVADRGFVLASGEIKFTGTGTELLEDEEVGRLYLGG, from the coding sequence ATGGAGAACGTCACCGCCGGCTACGGCAACACGACCGTCCTCCACGACGTCAGTATCGCCGTCGAGGAGGGGGAGATCGCCTGCCTCATCGGTCCGAACGGGTCGGGGAAGTCGACGCTGATGAAGAGCATCTACGGCTTCGCCGACGTGAAACGCGGCACCGTCAGGCTTCGCGGCGAGGAGATCACCGGTCGCTCGCCACAGGAGAACCTCGCCAACGGGGTGAGCTACGTCCTGCAGGACTCGAGTGTGTTCCCGCGGATGAGCGTCCACGAGAACATGCTCATGGGCGGGTACGTCTTCGACGACGACGATCGCGCCGGCCGGCGCGCCGAGGAACTGTACGACGAGTTCCCCATCCTGGGGGACATCCGGGACCAGCGGGCCGGCACGCTCTCCGGCGGTCAGCGCCGCCTGCTCGAACTGGCGCGCGCGCTGATGGTCGAACCGGACGTGATGTTGCTGGACGAGCCCTCCATCGGGCTCGAACCCCGCTTCATCGACGACGTCTTCGAGCGAATCGAACAGCTCAACGACCTCGGGACGACCATCCTGCTGGTCGAGCAGAACGCCCAGAAGGGGCTCTCGGTCGCCGACCGCGGGTTCGTGCTCGCCAGCGGCGAGATCAAGTTCACCGGCACCGGCACCGAACTCCTCGAGGACGAGGAGGTCGGCCGGCTCTACCTGGGGGGCTGA